Proteins from one Amycolatopsis benzoatilytica AK 16/65 genomic window:
- a CDS encoding GH92 family glycosyl hydrolase has translation MAMAMARARWRAGLILVTSAVVAAAAPALATAAPAVGKTADLAKWVNPFVGTRPGGADHGTGGGAGNTFPGAVAPFGMVQWSPDTKKSQPGGYFYDDNTLTGFSLTHLSGAGCTTYQDIPFMPYVGEVSTSPATDPGHYTSTFDHKNEHATAGKYDVALDNGAKVELSATQRTGSGRFTYPAGAASTLLVNTSGSVNGTDDASITIGKDTISGWATSGRFCGAKDSYRVYFSAKFDTPFASVGTWKNGAVTPGKTAETGGAKAKVAQLNGIGSSLARPAFSKPQDTTVSGPGSGGYVTFPNLNGAQVNVQVGLSFVSVDGAKANLKAENDGKKPFDVVAASARQAWNDQLGKIQVSGGSDADTTTFYTSLYHALIQPNVFSDADGRYPGFDGRIHQAERGHAMYTNISGWDIYRSEVPLLATIDPHQTSDLVRSMMAYAEQGGSWDRWTVANDYTGVMNGDPYHIIVSSAYAYGARDFDAQKALLLMIKGATQPTQGYVERPGLADYQKLGYVPGAAADTLEYTSADFAIAQFAKRLGDGATYTTFMKRAQNWQNLYNPGTGHLQPRNSDGSFSANYDPSSSQGWVEGNGAQYDWMVPYDLGGLTTAFGGNTAVQSRLDTFFTKLNAGTHEPYAFLGNEPNSNAPYVYSFAGAPAKTQNIVRRAMDELYNPRPEGLIGNDDLGQMSAWYVWSALGIYPEIPGRAETVLTTPRFPHTELTTGAGKKITVNAPGTGEYVGSLKVNGSAASKAWLPEGLISQGGQLDFTRSTTETAWGSSPSDAPPSFREQEKPSLSFADPARAVVPAGTTASVSVGVQDLSGTAKTWTYSAGSVDGITLSPATGSIQVPAAGKGHAAVTVSVPAGTADGPRRIPVTFSSPGLADVQTVLTVLVAKPGSWLATVDNTGLSPDSNSAAGNFDGGGWSYSADALAQAGAKPGSTVSSDGLNFTWPSYPVGDPDNVVAAGQTISVSGSGRLALLGSASNGNAQGTLTVTYTDGSKSTAAVGFSDWTLGGGGAQPAFGNRIALSTPYRNSAGGDPQQIRTMVFATAPITLDAGKTVASVSLPSGVSGGDMHVFAIAAG, from the coding sequence ATGGCGATGGCGATGGCGCGAGCGCGCTGGAGAGCCGGACTGATCTTGGTGACTTCCGCGGTGGTGGCGGCGGCCGCCCCCGCACTGGCGACGGCCGCGCCGGCCGTCGGCAAGACCGCTGACCTGGCGAAATGGGTGAACCCGTTCGTCGGCACCCGGCCCGGCGGCGCGGACCACGGCACCGGCGGCGGGGCGGGCAACACCTTCCCCGGCGCGGTGGCCCCGTTCGGCATGGTCCAGTGGAGCCCGGACACCAAGAAATCCCAGCCGGGCGGCTATTTCTACGACGACAACACACTCACCGGGTTCAGCCTGACGCACCTTTCCGGCGCGGGCTGCACGACGTATCAAGACATCCCGTTCATGCCCTACGTCGGCGAGGTCAGCACGTCGCCCGCGACCGATCCGGGCCATTACACCTCGACGTTCGACCACAAGAACGAGCACGCGACCGCCGGCAAGTACGACGTCGCGCTCGACAACGGCGCGAAGGTCGAGCTGAGCGCGACCCAGCGCACCGGTTCCGGCCGGTTCACCTACCCGGCGGGCGCGGCGTCCACCTTGCTCGTCAACACTTCCGGCTCGGTCAACGGCACCGACGACGCGTCGATCACCATCGGCAAGGACACCATCAGCGGCTGGGCGACCAGCGGCCGGTTCTGCGGCGCGAAGGACTCCTACCGGGTCTACTTCTCGGCGAAGTTCGACACCCCGTTCGCCTCGGTCGGCACCTGGAAGAACGGCGCGGTGACGCCGGGCAAGACCGCGGAGACCGGTGGCGCGAAGGCGAAAGTCGCGCAGCTCAACGGAATCGGCTCCTCGCTGGCCCGGCCGGCGTTTTCGAAGCCGCAGGACACCACGGTCAGCGGCCCGGGCAGCGGCGGGTACGTGACGTTCCCGAATCTGAACGGCGCGCAGGTCAACGTCCAGGTCGGGCTGTCCTTTGTGTCCGTCGACGGGGCGAAGGCGAATCTGAAGGCGGAGAACGACGGGAAGAAGCCGTTCGACGTGGTCGCTGCCTCGGCTCGCCAGGCGTGGAACGACCAGCTCGGCAAGATCCAGGTCAGCGGGGGCAGCGACGCCGACACGACGACGTTCTACACGTCGCTGTATCACGCGCTGATCCAGCCGAACGTGTTTTCCGATGCGGACGGCCGGTACCCGGGCTTCGACGGCCGCATCCACCAGGCCGAGCGCGGGCACGCGATGTACACCAACATCTCCGGCTGGGACATCTACCGGTCCGAGGTCCCGCTGCTGGCCACCATCGATCCGCACCAGACTTCCGACCTGGTGCGCTCGATGATGGCCTACGCCGAACAAGGCGGCTCGTGGGACCGCTGGACGGTGGCGAACGACTACACCGGCGTGATGAACGGGGATCCGTACCACATCATCGTTTCCAGCGCCTACGCCTACGGCGCGCGTGACTTCGACGCGCAGAAGGCATTGCTGCTCATGATCAAGGGCGCAACCCAGCCGACGCAGGGTTACGTGGAACGGCCAGGTCTGGCCGACTACCAGAAGCTCGGCTACGTGCCGGGTGCGGCGGCGGACACGCTGGAGTACACCAGCGCGGACTTCGCCATCGCCCAGTTCGCGAAACGGCTCGGCGACGGAGCCACCTACACCACGTTCATGAAGCGCGCGCAGAACTGGCAGAACCTCTACAACCCCGGTACCGGGCATCTGCAGCCGCGCAACTCCGACGGCTCGTTCTCCGCGAACTACGACCCGTCGAGCTCGCAGGGCTGGGTCGAAGGCAACGGCGCGCAGTACGACTGGATGGTCCCCTACGACCTCGGCGGTCTGACCACCGCGTTCGGCGGCAACACCGCTGTCCAGTCGCGATTGGACACCTTCTTCACGAAGCTGAACGCCGGAACCCATGAGCCGTACGCGTTCCTGGGCAACGAGCCGAACTCGAACGCGCCGTACGTGTACTCGTTCGCCGGCGCGCCGGCGAAGACGCAGAACATCGTGCGCCGGGCGATGGACGAGCTGTACAACCCGCGTCCGGAGGGCCTGATCGGCAACGACGACCTGGGCCAGATGTCGGCCTGGTACGTGTGGTCGGCCCTCGGCATCTACCCGGAGATCCCGGGCCGCGCCGAAACGGTCCTGACCACACCTCGGTTCCCGCACACGGAACTGACCACCGGCGCGGGCAAGAAGATCACCGTGAACGCGCCCGGCACCGGCGAGTACGTCGGCAGCCTGAAGGTCAACGGCAGCGCGGCCAGCAAGGCGTGGCTGCCCGAAGGGCTGATCTCGCAGGGCGGCCAGCTCGACTTCACCCGCTCGACGACCGAGACCGCTTGGGGCTCTTCTCCGTCCGATGCACCGCCGTCGTTCCGGGAACAGGAAAAGCCGAGTCTGTCCTTCGCGGACCCGGCCCGCGCGGTGGTGCCCGCCGGCACGACTGCTTCGGTTTCGGTCGGGGTGCAGGATCTGTCCGGCACCGCGAAGACCTGGACCTACTCCGCGGGCAGCGTGGACGGCATCACGCTGTCCCCTGCGACCGGGTCCATCCAGGTGCCCGCAGCGGGCAAGGGACATGCCGCGGTGACGGTGAGCGTCCCGGCCGGCACCGCGGACGGCCCGCGCCGGATCCCGGTCACGTTCTCCTCGCCGGGCCTGGCCGACGTGCAGACGGTGTTGACGGTGCTGGTCGCGAAGCCGGGCAGCTGGCTGGCCACAGTGGACAACACCGGCCTTTCGCCGGATTCGAATTCGGCAGCGGGCAACTTCGACGGGGGCGGCTGGAGCTACTCGGCGGATGCGCTGGCCCAGGCCGGGGCGAAGCCGGGCAGCACGGTGTCCAGTGACGGCTTGAACTTCACCTGGCCGTCGTATCCAGTCGGCGACCCGGACAATGTCGTCGCCGCCGGCCAGACGATCAGCGTGTCCGGCTCGGGCCGGTTGGCGTTGCTCGGCTCCGCCAGCAACGGCAACGCCCAAGGCACGCTGACCGTGACCTACACCGACGGCAGCAAGTCCACCGCCGCGGTCGGGTTCTCCGACTGGACCCTGGGCGGCGGGGGAGCGCAGCCGGCGTTCGGCAACCGGATCGCGCTGTCCACGCCGTACCGCAATTCCGCGGGCGGCGACCCGCAGCAGATCCGCACGATGGTGTTCGCCACCGCGCCGATCACGCTGGATGCGGGCAAAACCGTGGCGAGCGTGAGCCTGCCGAGCGGCGTCAGCGGCGGAGACATGCACGTCTTCGCGATCGCGGCCGGCTGA
- a CDS encoding LacI family DNA-binding transcriptional regulator, which translates to MSDVARLAGVSIKTVSRVVNDEPAVHPDTAERVVAAIEQLGFRRNLGARNLRRGSTTGTIGLVVEDVGNPFYSELNRAVERIATSFGRHVLTGSSGENSDRERELALEFCARRVDGLLIVPAGLQHGYLVPEMRAGTPVVFLDRPAGDIVADTVLVDNLGGTVEAVGHLVRHGHRRIAFLGDSPDIFTASERLRGFREGCVRNGISYDESLVVMQTPTPETVGQAVRKLVEGPAPATAVIAGNNRVAVHLLRALAHAEHRPALVSFDDFELADLLDPPVTVIAHDVSALGHAAAELLFARIQGDQSAPRKVVLPVHLVARGSGEAAL; encoded by the coding sequence ATGAGCGACGTCGCCCGGCTGGCCGGCGTCAGCATCAAGACCGTGTCCCGGGTCGTCAACGACGAACCCGCGGTGCACCCGGACACCGCCGAGCGGGTGGTGGCCGCGATCGAGCAGCTCGGGTTCCGCCGGAACCTGGGTGCGCGCAACCTGCGCCGCGGCTCGACCACCGGCACCATCGGCCTGGTCGTGGAGGACGTCGGCAACCCGTTCTACTCCGAGCTGAACCGCGCGGTGGAGCGGATCGCCACCTCCTTCGGCAGGCACGTGCTGACCGGGTCGTCCGGCGAGAACTCCGACCGCGAACGCGAACTGGCGCTGGAATTCTGCGCGCGCCGGGTGGACGGGCTGCTGATCGTGCCCGCCGGGCTGCAGCACGGGTACCTGGTGCCGGAAATGCGCGCGGGCACCCCGGTGGTGTTCCTCGACCGGCCGGCCGGCGACATCGTCGCGGACACGGTGCTGGTGGACAACCTCGGCGGCACCGTCGAAGCGGTCGGCCACCTTGTCCGGCACGGGCACCGGCGGATCGCGTTCCTCGGCGACAGCCCGGACATCTTCACCGCGTCCGAGCGGCTCCGCGGCTTCCGGGAAGGCTGTGTGCGCAACGGGATCTCCTACGACGAGAGCCTCGTGGTGATGCAGACGCCGACGCCGGAGACGGTCGGGCAGGCGGTGCGCAAGCTGGTCGAAGGACCGGCTCCGGCCACCGCCGTGATCGCCGGCAACAACCGGGTCGCGGTGCACCTGCTGCGCGCGCTCGCGCACGCCGAGCACCGGCCCGCGCTGGTGAGCTTCGACGATTTCGAACTGGCGGATCTGCTCGACCCGCCGGTCACCGTGATCGCCCATGACGTCAGCGCCCTCGGACACGCGGCGGCAGAGCTGCTGTTCGCTCGCATCCAAGGGGATCAGTCCGCACCGAGAAAGGTAGTTCTGCCCGTGCACCTAGTCGCCCGCGGTTCCGGAGAGGCCGCCCTGTGA
- a CDS encoding class I mannose-6-phosphate isomerase — translation MTQHLEPVRLPANQPPQFYRGGDAIAALRGATGTGTKFGPEDWVGSVTTMFGQETNGLTKLPGGSWLRDSVVADPEAWLGAAHVAKLGDSTGLLVKLLDAGQRLPVHFHPTDSFARKHFDSHFGKTEAWIVVGTYGEDPRVYPGFRETLSKDTVAEWTREQDAPSMLGALNSIPVRAGDTVYIPAGLPHAIGEGVFVVELQQPTDFSLTLEWRDFLASPEKGHLGIGFDTAIETLDTSGWDDERLATIVKHTAGDDAQTVDLLAPGSAEFFRADRIQLTGGAFALDPSFSVLVALDGAGTLRTERGGEFPVAKGDTYVVPFAAGQTELSGSLTVIRCRPPAPEGS, via the coding sequence GTGACCCAGCATCTCGAACCGGTCCGGCTCCCGGCCAACCAGCCGCCGCAGTTCTACCGCGGCGGCGACGCGATCGCCGCCCTGCGCGGCGCCACCGGCACCGGCACCAAGTTCGGTCCGGAGGACTGGGTCGGTTCCGTCACCACCATGTTCGGCCAGGAGACCAACGGCCTCACCAAGCTGCCCGGCGGGAGCTGGCTGCGCGACTCGGTCGTCGCCGACCCCGAGGCGTGGCTGGGCGCGGCGCACGTCGCCAAGCTCGGCGACTCCACCGGCCTGCTGGTGAAGCTGCTCGACGCCGGGCAACGGCTCCCGGTGCACTTCCATCCGACGGACTCCTTCGCCCGCAAGCACTTCGACTCGCACTTCGGCAAGACCGAGGCGTGGATCGTGGTCGGCACCTATGGCGAGGACCCGCGGGTGTACCCCGGTTTCCGGGAAACGCTGAGCAAGGACACCGTCGCGGAGTGGACGCGGGAGCAGGACGCGCCGAGCATGCTGGGCGCGCTCAACAGCATCCCGGTGCGGGCCGGCGACACGGTCTACATCCCGGCCGGGCTGCCGCACGCGATCGGCGAAGGCGTGTTCGTGGTGGAGCTGCAGCAGCCGACGGACTTCAGCCTGACCCTGGAATGGCGCGATTTCCTCGCGTCGCCGGAAAAGGGCCACCTCGGCATCGGCTTCGACACCGCCATCGAAACCCTGGACACCTCCGGCTGGGACGACGAGCGGCTCGCGACGATCGTCAAGCACACCGCGGGGGATGACGCACAGACGGTGGACTTGCTGGCTCCCGGTTCCGCGGAGTTCTTCCGGGCCGACCGGATCCAGCTGACCGGTGGCGCGTTCGCCCTGGACCCGTCGTTCAGCGTGCTCGTCGCGCTCGACGGCGCCGGCACGCTGCGCACCGAGCGCGGCGGCGAGTTCCCGGTGGCCAAGGGCGACACCTACGTGGTGCCGTTCGCGGCGGGCCAGACCGAGCTGTCCGGTTCGCTGACCGTCATCCGCTGCCGTCCGCCCGCCCCCGAAGGGAGTTAG
- a CDS encoding ATP-binding cassette domain-containing protein, whose amino-acid sequence MSEILLDAVDLTKHYGSVEALRGASFQARAGEVTALIGDNGAGKSTLVKCLSGAEQPTSGRILLDGAEIQLDSPVTARRLGIETVYQDLAVAPELDPAANLFLGREIPRKGLLGKLGMLDKAEMRRQAVAEFDRLGVTLQSTDVPIGSLSGGQRQSVAVARSVVWASKVVFMDEPTAALGVVQRERVLEVIKKVRDKGIAVVLISHNMPEVLSVSDRIEVLRLGKRVARFAGADTKLEDLVAAMTGALVQEEAA is encoded by the coding sequence ATGAGCGAGATCCTGCTCGACGCGGTGGACCTGACCAAGCACTACGGATCGGTGGAAGCCCTGCGCGGCGCGTCTTTCCAGGCGCGCGCGGGCGAGGTGACCGCCTTGATCGGCGACAACGGCGCGGGCAAATCCACGCTCGTGAAGTGCCTGTCCGGGGCCGAACAGCCGACGTCGGGCCGGATCTTGCTCGACGGCGCGGAGATCCAGCTGGACTCGCCGGTGACCGCGCGCAGGCTCGGCATCGAAACCGTCTACCAGGATCTCGCCGTCGCGCCGGAGCTGGACCCGGCGGCAAATCTGTTCCTGGGCCGGGAAATCCCGCGCAAGGGCCTGCTGGGCAAGCTCGGCATGCTGGACAAGGCGGAGATGCGCCGGCAGGCGGTCGCCGAATTCGACCGGCTCGGCGTCACGTTGCAAAGCACCGACGTGCCGATCGGGTCGCTCTCCGGCGGGCAGCGGCAAAGCGTCGCGGTCGCCCGGTCGGTGGTGTGGGCGTCGAAGGTCGTGTTCATGGACGAGCCGACCGCGGCACTGGGGGTGGTGCAGCGCGAACGCGTGCTGGAGGTGATCAAGAAGGTTCGGGACAAGGGCATCGCGGTGGTGCTGATCAGCCACAACATGCCCGAGGTGCTGTCGGTTTCGGACCGGATCGAGGTGCTGCGGCTGGGCAAGCGGGTCGCCCGGTTCGCCGGGGCGGACACGAAGCTCGAGGACCTGGTCGCGGCGATGACCGGTGCCCTGGTGCAGGAGGAGGCGGCCTGA
- a CDS encoding ABC transporter permease, with the protein MSAPAKDIQTTVDGGFSKRPLGKRLIGANTFWIALVLIALIAVFTAIAPAEFATLFTFQTLLIETSVLLVLSVGMTFVIITSGIDLSVGSVLIFSGMVAGKIMEALSGGDASHTGWGVITVGLVAAIIAGTIWGFVNGFLIAVAGIPPLIVTLGTMGAALGASYLLNGGSDVRSVPTELNKTLGYGTSFGGIPNLVLVAVVITLIGAWLLHTTRFGRYTFAVGSNAEAARRSGIGVTAHLLKVYLLTGFLAGIAGFLSLAYYASTTISAHTNDNLNAISATVMGGTSLFGGVGSMLGTVIGVFIPAVLKKGFNITHVQDFWQMIAVGAVLIAAVWFDQRRRRKRNSR; encoded by the coding sequence ATGAGCGCTCCCGCGAAGGACATTCAGACCACTGTGGACGGCGGATTCAGCAAGCGTCCACTGGGGAAACGGCTCATCGGGGCCAACACGTTCTGGATCGCTCTCGTGCTGATAGCTCTGATCGCGGTATTCACCGCCATCGCGCCGGCCGAGTTCGCGACGCTGTTCACCTTCCAGACACTGCTGATCGAAACTTCTGTGCTGCTGGTGCTTTCGGTCGGCATGACGTTCGTGATCATCACCTCCGGCATCGACCTGTCGGTCGGGTCAGTGCTGATCTTCTCCGGCATGGTCGCCGGGAAGATCATGGAAGCGCTCAGCGGCGGCGATGCCTCGCACACCGGCTGGGGTGTGATCACAGTGGGGCTCGTCGCAGCAATAATCGCAGGCACGATCTGGGGCTTCGTCAACGGATTCCTGATCGCGGTGGCGGGCATCCCGCCGCTGATCGTCACGCTCGGCACGATGGGTGCCGCCCTGGGCGCGTCCTACCTGCTCAACGGCGGTTCGGACGTGCGCAGTGTGCCCACCGAACTGAACAAGACCCTCGGCTACGGCACATCGTTCGGCGGGATCCCGAACCTGGTGCTGGTGGCCGTGGTGATCACGCTGATCGGCGCGTGGCTGCTGCACACCACGCGATTCGGCCGCTACACGTTCGCCGTCGGTTCGAACGCCGAGGCGGCACGCCGCTCGGGCATCGGCGTGACCGCGCACCTGCTCAAGGTGTACCTGCTCACTGGCTTCCTGGCCGGCATCGCAGGTTTCCTGTCGCTGGCTTACTACGCGTCGACCACGATTTCGGCGCACACCAACGACAACCTCAACGCCATCTCCGCGACGGTGATGGGCGGCACGAGCCTCTTCGGCGGCGTCGGCTCGATGCTGGGCACGGTGATCGGGGTCTTCATCCCGGCGGTGCTGAAGAAGGGCTTCAACATCACGCACGTGCAGGACTTCTGGCAGATGATCGCGGTCGGCGCGGTCCTGATCGCGGCGGTGTGGTTCGACCAGCGCCGCCGCCGCAAGCGCAACTCCCGCTGA
- a CDS encoding ABC transporter substrate-binding protein, protein MKLSRTFLAAGTLASAALLVAACGSGQVGQSGSGDSSAGNSANSKKLALVPGVQAEPFYISMQCGAQEEAKKLGYELTTQAPQKFDAAMQTSIVNAMGSNPPAALLIAPTDDQAMLAPIQQVKNRGTKIVEVDTSLKDQSVAVSSISSDNAEGGKLAAQTMAKLAGDKPGSVLILDTIAGTSTTAARAKGFEDELKNHPNLKSAGIQFTQNEPDQAASKVTAALASTPDLVGIFATNLNTGEGAATGLRNAGKIGKVNLVGFDASPSEVDGLKKGEYQALIAQDPAQIGTQGVDQAVAALTSKPVQRNLTAQLHSITKDDLDANSKYFYKQSC, encoded by the coding sequence ATGAAACTGAGCAGGACTTTCCTCGCGGCCGGGACTCTCGCGTCCGCGGCGCTGCTGGTCGCCGCATGCGGGTCCGGGCAGGTGGGACAGAGCGGATCCGGAGACAGCTCGGCTGGCAACTCCGCGAACAGCAAGAAGCTGGCGCTGGTGCCGGGGGTGCAGGCCGAACCGTTCTACATCTCGATGCAGTGCGGCGCGCAGGAAGAAGCGAAGAAGCTCGGCTACGAGCTGACCACGCAGGCACCGCAGAAGTTCGACGCGGCTATGCAGACGTCGATCGTGAACGCGATGGGCTCCAACCCGCCGGCCGCGCTGCTCATCGCGCCGACCGACGACCAGGCGATGCTCGCGCCTATCCAGCAGGTCAAGAACCGGGGCACGAAGATCGTCGAGGTGGACACCTCGCTCAAGGACCAGAGCGTCGCGGTGTCGTCGATCTCCTCGGACAACGCCGAGGGCGGCAAGCTGGCCGCGCAGACCATGGCGAAACTGGCCGGCGACAAACCGGGTTCGGTGCTGATCCTGGACACCATCGCGGGAACATCCACCACCGCGGCCCGTGCGAAGGGTTTCGAGGATGAGTTGAAGAACCACCCGAACCTCAAGTCGGCGGGCATCCAGTTCACGCAGAACGAGCCGGACCAGGCCGCTTCGAAGGTGACCGCGGCGCTCGCCTCGACCCCGGACCTGGTGGGGATCTTCGCGACCAACCTGAACACCGGCGAAGGCGCGGCGACCGGTCTGCGCAACGCGGGCAAGATCGGCAAGGTGAACCTGGTCGGCTTCGACGCCAGCCCGTCCGAAGTGGACGGCCTGAAGAAGGGCGAATACCAGGCGCTGATCGCACAGGACCCGGCGCAGATCGGCACCCAGGGCGTGGACCAGGCGGTGGCCGCGCTGACCAGCAAGCCGGTGCAGCGGAACCTGACCGCGCAGCTGCACTCGATCACCAAGGACGATCTGGACGCCAACTCGAAGTACTTCTACAAGCAGAGCTGCTAA
- a CDS encoding sensor histidine kinase: MTERALSLRRSPPDASDVLVAARRISDDLKDGLTSARARRAATGLRRLFGIPGAGLVDVSATSVWSGPLPPDKLVVPVIVEVLQSEEPVHTDDLFALPLHVHDELAGALVLVKPVKAKIAQRAAEFVVEALERARLEASADQAAQAELRALRAEMSPHFVYNALTVIASLVRSDPDRARDLMLDFADYTRYSLSRHGEYTVVAEEFRAVETYLALQRAVLGERLKVQVRVAPEVLAVAVPYLVLEPLVENAIRHGIEPRSGAGLVQVHGQAEGNDCVISVEDDGVGMEPARAADILAGRGDGTGLGLANVDRRLRTVYGAWYGLTVETAVGAGTRVILRVPRFQPGVLPS; encoded by the coding sequence ATGACCGAGCGCGCGCTCTCGCTGCGCCGTTCGCCGCCCGATGCCTCGGACGTGCTGGTCGCGGCGCGGCGGATCAGCGACGACCTCAAGGACGGCCTGACCAGCGCTCGGGCCCGGCGCGCGGCGACCGGTCTGCGGCGGCTCTTCGGCATCCCAGGCGCCGGGCTGGTCGACGTCTCCGCCACGTCGGTGTGGTCCGGGCCGTTGCCGCCGGACAAGCTGGTGGTGCCCGTCATCGTGGAGGTGCTGCAGAGCGAGGAGCCGGTGCACACCGACGATCTCTTCGCGCTGCCGCTGCACGTCCACGACGAACTGGCCGGGGCGTTGGTGCTGGTCAAACCGGTGAAGGCGAAGATCGCCCAGCGGGCGGCCGAGTTCGTAGTGGAGGCGCTGGAGCGGGCACGGCTCGAAGCGTCCGCCGACCAGGCCGCGCAGGCCGAGCTGCGAGCGCTGCGCGCGGAGATGTCGCCGCATTTCGTGTACAACGCGTTGACGGTGATCGCCTCACTGGTCCGTTCCGACCCGGACCGGGCTCGCGACCTGATGCTCGATTTCGCCGACTACACCCGCTACAGCCTGTCCCGGCACGGCGAGTACACCGTGGTGGCCGAGGAGTTCCGCGCGGTGGAAACGTACCTCGCGCTGCAGCGGGCGGTGCTGGGCGAACGGTTGAAGGTGCAAGTGCGGGTCGCGCCGGAGGTGCTTGCGGTGGCGGTGCCGTACCTGGTACTCGAACCCCTCGTGGAAAACGCGATCCGGCACGGCATCGAGCCGCGTTCGGGCGCCGGGCTGGTCCAGGTGCACGGGCAGGCGGAAGGGAACGACTGCGTGATCAGCGTCGAGGACGACGGGGTCGGCATGGAACCCGCGCGGGCGGCGGACATCCTCGCCGGCCGCGGCGACGGCACCGGACTCGGACTGGCCAATGTGGACAGACGATTGCGCACCGTCTACGGGGCCTGGTACGGGCTGACGGTGGAAACCGCGGTCGGCGCGGGTACCCGGGTGATCCTTCGGGTGCCGCGGTTCCAGCCGGGGGTGCTGCCGTCGTGA
- a CDS encoding LytR/AlgR family response regulator transcription factor produces the protein MTGLRVLAVDDLAPALDELCRMLREAPEVGEVVGASDALKALKLLQADHYHAVFLDISMPGLDGLELASLLAKLSEPPVIVFVTAHDGHAVTAYGIGAVDYLLKPVRTERLSAALAKVTRLAPSVRRQPSPDAMAALPVDSGGRTRYVRRDDVLFAEANGDYVRLHTRTAVHPVRMPISRLEEYWEGTGFTRVHRGFLLSVRAVLELRSDTTGGLLAHTEAGDVPVSRRHARDLRDRLLEAAQRGQLGGPR, from the coding sequence GTGACCGGGCTGCGGGTGCTGGCGGTCGACGACCTCGCGCCGGCGTTGGACGAGCTGTGCCGGATGCTGCGCGAAGCCCCCGAAGTCGGCGAGGTGGTCGGGGCGAGCGACGCGCTGAAGGCGCTGAAGCTGTTGCAGGCCGACCATTACCACGCGGTCTTCCTGGACATTTCCATGCCCGGCCTGGACGGGCTGGAGCTGGCGTCGCTGCTGGCCAAGCTGTCCGAGCCGCCGGTGATCGTGTTCGTCACCGCGCACGACGGGCACGCGGTGACCGCGTACGGCATCGGCGCGGTGGACTACCTGCTCAAGCCGGTGCGGACGGAACGGCTGTCCGCCGCGCTGGCGAAGGTGACCCGGCTGGCGCCGAGCGTCCGCCGCCAGCCCTCGCCGGACGCGATGGCCGCGCTGCCGGTCGACTCCGGCGGCCGGACCCGCTACGTCCGCCGCGACGACGTGCTGTTCGCCGAAGCCAACGGCGACTACGTCCGGCTGCACACCCGGACCGCCGTGCATCCGGTGCGAATGCCGATCTCGCGACTCGAAGAATATTGGGAAGGCACCGGATTCACCCGGGTGCACCGCGGATTCCTGCTCTCGGTGCGGGCGGTGCTGGAGTTGCGCAGCGACACGACCGGCGGCTTGCTGGCGCACACCGAGGCCGGCGACGTGCCGGTGAGCCGAAGGCACGCGAGGGACCTGCGAGACCGGCTGCTGGAGGCGGCGCAGCGCGGGCAGCTCGGCGGCCCGCGGTGA
- a CDS encoding membrane protein, whose product MSRSKRVAVTSPQTRLARSRRQERGRWRMPRLRTPEAERATELYRSQRRRGIPALVAMFALVLGLPVVFSLAPGLDAVRMWGIPVSWLVIAVLPYPVLAALAWWQLRRAEKTEDDQ is encoded by the coding sequence GTGAGCCGCAGCAAACGCGTCGCGGTCACTAGCCCGCAGACCCGGCTCGCCCGCTCCCGGCGGCAGGAGCGGGGCCGCTGGCGGATGCCGCGGCTGCGGACGCCCGAGGCGGAACGCGCCACCGAGCTGTACCGGAGCCAGCGGCGGCGCGGGATCCCGGCGCTGGTCGCGATGTTCGCGCTGGTGCTGGGGCTGCCGGTGGTGTTCTCGCTCGCGCCCGGCCTCGACGCGGTGCGGATGTGGGGGATCCCGGTGTCGTGGCTGGTGATCGCGGTCCTGCCGTACCCGGTGCTGGCCGCGCTCGCCTGGTGGCAGCTGCGGCGCGCGGAAAAGACCGAGGACGACCAGTGA